The stretch of DNA TTTTTACAAAAATTAATCCTTACTGTTTAGTTAAATGAAATATGTTTACTTTTAGAGAATTAAGGCATCTCCTTTCTTTTAAAGGTTTCTCTTACATTATTAATAAATTTTTATTATTATATTTTATTAAATTCGTTTTCAACTCCTTTTATTATCTCTTTTATTTTGATAACTTCTTCTTCAGTGGATTTTATAAATGGTTCTATACAATATTCTTCTATATTTATACCTTTAAGTTTCATAGCTTTTTTCAATGCAGGAATAAATGGTTTTCCTATGTCATAAATTTCCATTAACTTATCTACAATCCTTTGAATTTCAGAAATTTTATTAATATCATTATTTTCTATTACAAGTTTCCATTTTGAAAAAATCTCTGGATATAAATTAGATAATGCTCCTATGCATCCTGTTCCTCCACTTAATGCTATATGGATAAAATTTTCATCATAACCTGAAAAAATTTCAAAATTAGGAAATTCTTTTTTTATTGTAGTTATAAGTTTTCTAGTATGTCCCATTTGATCAACCGTATCTTTAAATCCAACTATATTTTTATTTTTTTTCAATAAATTTAAAGTAAGATTCGCTGTAATGTCATAGCCTGTTCTTTCAGGAAAATTGTAAATATAGATATCTCCATTTATTTTTTTTGCTACTTCATTATAGTAAAATTCTATACTTTCTGGAGATAGTGCAAAATAATATGGGCCTATTATCATAACTGCATCTGCTCCATTTTTTAATGCATAATTAGATAAGTTTATTGTATCTTCAATTTGCATGCATCCTGTTCCAACATATAATTTTACCCTTTTATTTATATGTTTAATTGCTAAATCTATTAATTCTTTTTTTTCTTCTATACTTATAGAAAAAAATTCTCCAGTGCTGCCTAAAAGAACAATTCCATCAATCCCATTTTGTATAAGATGTTCCCATACTTTTATATTTCCTTTATGATCTAATTTACCTTCTTTTGTAAATATAGTTACTACTGGTGTTAAAAATTTTAATTTTTCCATTCTTCATCTCCTAAAAATATTTCCTATCCTACTATTTTAAATACTCCTAGTAAAATAGTTGATATTGTTACTATCCCTACTCCAATTAAAGACTCCCAAATTATTAATTTTAATCTTTCCCTTATTTCCATATTTACACTACCCGCACTTATATGGAAAAAGCTTCCATGAGGTAACCCATCAAATACAAAACTTCCAGCATGTATCATCCCTGCTACGGCTAAAGGAGCTAGCCCATATTCTAAAATTGTTGGTCCAAAAATTTGAGAACCTAATGATGTTCCAGCAGTTGCAGAAGCTGTTGCTGCTCCCATTAAAATTCCAGCCATTGGAGCTAATAAATATGGTGGAAGCCCCATTATATTTATTATATTAACTATTGTTTCTTTTAAATTTGAATTTGCAATAACCCCTGCTAATGCACCTGTTCCAATTAATAATAATGCGACTCCACTCATTTTTTTTATTCCAATTTCTAAATAATCAATAGAATTCTTTAATTTCCTCATTGCTAGTATACCACAAAATCCTCCTAATGGTAATGCAATTAATGGATCTATTATTATATTTACTAGTGGTCTTAAAATTAATATTCCTATGGTTACTAATGGACCTACTAAGGCAGTTATTAATGAAGGTAAATTTTTTTTATCTTTTATTTCAATATTTTCAATTTCAGTTCCTTTTTTTGAAAGGTATTTTGATATTATAAAAGTTAATATAATTGCTACTAAAGAAGAAGGAAGTCCTACTAACATAACAGATGTTAATGGTACTTGAAAACTTTCAGCTGCAGAAATTGCATTAGGATTTGGACTTATTATATTTCCTGCTTTTACTCCTCCTATTAAAGCTATTAATATTCCTAGTTTTTTATAATTTAATCTTTTTGCTACTTGTATGCCTATTGGTGCAACAGTTATAATTGCAACATCTCCAAATACTCCAACTGCAGTTAATATTGTTGTTGATAATGTCATTGCTAACAATGAACACTTGTTTCCTAGTTTTTTTACAATAATTTCTGCTATTTTTTCTGCTGCCCCTGATTCTATAAGTGTTCCTGCTAATATTCCAGCAGTTATTATTCTTATTATTGCTGGAGAAATATTTTTTACTCCAATAATTATGAAATTAACAGTGTTTTCAATTCCTACACCACCTATTATTCCACCAAAAACTGCCCCAATTATCATTGAATATGTAGGAGAAACTTTTTTTAAAATAAGAATTATTGCAATAACTAATCCTAATATCGCACCTAAAGTAGAAACCACCATACAATATCCTCCTTATCAATTCTTTAATTAAAAATTACTTTTTACAAAAGTCATAAAATTTTTTTATTTATTTTTATCAAAATTTTCATATTTTAGAATAGCTCCTTCTGCACCAGAAGAAGCAAGTTTAGAATAAAGTGCTAAGTATCCTGTTGTAAATTTAGGTTTCGGTCTTTTCCAATTCTTTAATCTTTCCTCTATTATTTTATCAGGGATCAATAAATTTATTTTTCTATTATCAATATCTATTTCTATTTTATCTCCATTTTCTATAACTGCTATTGGACCACCTTCAGCAGCTTCAGGAGATATATGTCCTACAAAGCAACCATTATTTGTTCCTGAAAATCTTCCATCTGTAATAAGAGCTGTTGTTTTTCCTAATCCTCTACCATATAAATACTTCATTGCTTTGAACATTTCTCTCATTCCTGGACCTCCTTTTGGTCCTTCATACCTTATTACAACAACATGCCCATCTTTTATTTTACCTTCTAAGATTGCCTCTTCTGCTTCTTCTTCACTATCAAAACAAATTGCCTCTCCTATAAAATGATATAAACTTTTATCAAATGCACCTGGCTTTGTTATTCCTGTATTAGGTGCTAAATTTCCTCTTAAAACTGCTACTCCTCCCTGATATCCAAAAGGTTCATTATATGTTTTTATTACTTCTTTATTTTCTGGATATAAAAATGTAATGTCTTCTATATTTTCTCCCATTGTTTTTGCAGTTACAGTCATAACTTCTTTATCTAAAACAGCTGATAATTCTTTTAAAACTTTGTATACTCCTCCAGCTTTATAA from Fusobacterium simiae encodes:
- a CDS encoding dihydrodipicolinate synthase family protein — its product is MEKLKFLTPVVTIFTKEGKLDHKGNIKVWEHLIQNGIDGIVLLGSTGEFFSISIEEKKELIDLAIKHINKRVKLYVGTGCMQIEDTINLSNYALKNGADAVMIIGPYYFALSPESIEFYYNEVAKKINGDIYIYNFPERTGYDITANLTLNLLKKNKNIVGFKDTVDQMGHTRKLITTIKKEFPNFEIFSGYDENFIHIALSGGTGCIGALSNLYPEIFSKWKLVIENNDINKISEIQRIVDKLMEIYDIGKPFIPALKKAMKLKGINIEEYCIEPFIKSTEEEVIKIKEIIKGVENEFNKI
- a CDS encoding GntP family permease, with translation MVVSTLGAILGLVIAIILILKKVSPTYSMIIGAVFGGIIGGVGIENTVNFIIIGVKNISPAIIRIITAGILAGTLIESGAAEKIAEIIVKKLGNKCSLLAMTLSTTILTAVGVFGDVAIITVAPIGIQVAKRLNYKKLGILIALIGGVKAGNIISPNPNAISAAESFQVPLTSVMLVGLPSSLVAIILTFIISKYLSKKGTEIENIEIKDKKNLPSLITALVGPLVTIGILILRPLVNIIIDPLIALPLGGFCGILAMRKLKNSIDYLEIGIKKMSGVALLLIGTGALAGVIANSNLKETIVNIINIMGLPPYLLAPMAGILMGAATASATAGTSLGSQIFGPTILEYGLAPLAVAGMIHAGSFVFDGLPHGSFFHISAGSVNMEIRERLKLIIWESLIGVGIVTISTILLGVFKIVG